From Spirochaetota bacterium, the proteins below share one genomic window:
- a CDS encoding patatin-like phospholipase family protein, translating to MDCNCSSGCLVHRPIEDFLISIIDVIKEKRVSENIEIFGGKRALSLIRDKGLKPEMVEVVAGAAGGPKGLLLKGLDRFLFFSWFKSRKEPLFLIGSSIGAWRFAAVASSVSGGVYDSFIDAYVNQSYSSKPTPKEVYKTAIDIMNSFMNNGSKSDILSHACFRISMLSAICRWPVASDNTKVLSLGLLGAIVLNYIKRRNLRFFFKRALFYDPRDLPPFFEMDEFPIERIALNEDMLRHAILASGSIPLAMPGVKGVPGMPKGMYRDGSMIDYHLDIPFLKDSDKIALFPHFMNRIVPGWFDKRIKRRKPNSSNMDNVVVIAPSKDFIERLPYKRIPDRKDFIRFRGCDRERISFWSKAIDESQRMGDEFGGMVESGRIKDRIKPLFE from the coding sequence ATGGACTGCAACTGTAGTTCTGGATGTTTAGTCCATAGGCCTATTGAGGATTTTTTAATATCAATTATCGATGTAATCAAGGAAAAGAGAGTGTCAGAAAATATTGAAATCTTTGGGGGAAAGAGGGCCCTGTCCCTTATAAGGGATAAGGGGCTTAAACCCGAAATGGTGGAAGTAGTAGCCGGTGCGGCTGGGGGTCCAAAGGGATTACTCCTCAAAGGATTGGATCGCTTTTTGTTTTTCTCATGGTTTAAAAGCAGAAAAGAGCCATTATTTCTTATTGGTTCATCTATAGGCGCCTGGCGTTTTGCCGCCGTTGCTTCAAGCGTTTCTGGAGGTGTGTACGATTCCTTTATTGATGCATACGTGAACCAGAGCTATTCATCAAAACCAACACCTAAAGAGGTATATAAAACAGCTATAGATATTATGAATAGTTTTATGAATAATGGTAGTAAAAGCGATATCTTATCTCACGCCTGCTTTAGGATAAGCATGTTGTCTGCTATATGCAGATGGCCAGTAGCAAGTGATAACACCAAGGTTTTGAGTTTAGGCCTTTTGGGGGCCATTGTGTTAAACTATATTAAAAGGAGGAATTTGCGATTTTTTTTCAAAAGGGCTCTGTTTTATGATCCAAGAGATCTGCCTCCTTTTTTTGAAATGGATGAATTTCCAATTGAGAGGATAGCGCTTAACGAAGATATGTTGCGGCATGCAATACTCGCCTCGGGATCAATCCCCCTGGCAATGCCAGGAGTGAAGGGCGTTCCTGGAATGCCTAAAGGGATGTATAGGGATGGAAGTATGATAGATTACCATCTGGATATACCATTTCTGAAAGACAGCGACAAGATAGCCCTTTTCCCTCATTTTATGAATCGTATTGTTCCTGGATGGTTTGATAAGAGAATAAAAAGGCGCAAGCCAAATTCATCAAACATGGATAATGTTGTTGTCATCGCTCCATCTAAGGATTTCATTGAACGCTTGCCATATAAGAGAATACCAGACAGAAAAGATTTTATCCGCTTTAGGGGTTGCGACAGAGAGCGTATATCATTCTGGAGCAAAGCAATAGACGAAAGCCAACGGATGGGAGATGAGTTTGGTGGTATGGTGGAATCGGGCAGGATTAAGGATAGGATTAAGCCCCTTTTTGAATAG
- a CDS encoding archease, with protein sequence MCFEIVDDYSLADVAFRAYGKELSELFKNSAFAIIAIIVQNVEQISREIVKCIDLENADITLLFYEYLQEFLFYKDSSSLLLIADSVHICETTDGYKLNCITYGERIKRDKHIFNVDVKAVTMHKLLIEQRRDIWTATVVLDV encoded by the coding sequence ATGTGTTTTGAAATAGTCGATGATTATTCTTTGGCAGATGTTGCCTTCCGCGCCTATGGAAAAGAACTGAGTGAGTTATTTAAAAATAGCGCATTTGCCATAATTGCTATAATAGTTCAGAATGTTGAACAAATATCTAGAGAAATAGTAAAGTGCATTGATCTTGAAAATGCTGATATTACACTTTTGTTCTATGAATACCTTCAAGAGTTTTTATTTTATAAAGACTCTTCATCACTTCTTCTAATTGCCGATTCCGTACATATTTGCGAAACTACTGATGGTTACAAGCTAAACTGCATCACTTATGGAGAGAGGATCAAAAGAGATAAGCATATCTTTAATGTTGATGTGAAGGCTGTTACTATGCACAAGTTACTTATTGAGCAAAGAAGGGATATATGGACTGCAACTGTAGTTCTGGATGTTTAG
- a CDS encoding RtcB family protein, translating to MKLEKINKIDSCIYEISKDYKSGMRVPARIYATERLLENMDDAVVDQVTNVAMLPGIVKYAICLPDGHSGYGFPIGGVAAIDPVDGVISPGGIGFDINCGIRLVATSLTLEEIRPKIKRLVDRLFSQIPSGVGAKGVLNLSNSKFDQAMIKGANWAVENGYGQREDIEYIEDRGCIRGANPASVSNKARERGRSQIGTLGSGNHFLEIQIAKRENLFDEEVAREFGIFLDDQVLIMIHCGSRAFGHQIASDYLLRFVPVAERLYGLTMPDRELACAPFNSQDGRAYFEAMNCAINIAYLNRELILHRIREVFADVFQKSPDDLGIRLVYDVCHNTAKLEKHIVDGKERDLLVHRKGATRAFASKRKELPKRYLNHGQPVIIGGSMESGSYLLVGIPDAEKTFFTTAHGSGRIMSRRQAKKRFFGKDLQRMLEVKDIYVQTASLSGLAEEAGAAYKNIDEVVEATRLAGLSRPVAKLIPIGNIKG from the coding sequence TATGGATGATGCGGTAGTAGATCAGGTAACGAATGTGGCAATGCTGCCGGGGATTGTCAAATATGCAATCTGTCTTCCTGATGGACACTCAGGATATGGGTTTCCAATAGGAGGTGTGGCAGCGATAGACCCTGTGGATGGTGTTATTTCTCCCGGAGGAATCGGATTTGATATTAATTGCGGCATTCGTCTGGTTGCGACTTCGCTAACGTTAGAAGAAATTCGACCAAAAATAAAAAGGCTTGTGGACAGGCTTTTTTCGCAAATACCCTCAGGTGTAGGAGCAAAGGGTGTGTTAAATCTATCCAACAGTAAATTTGACCAGGCGATGATAAAGGGTGCGAATTGGGCTGTGGAGAATGGATATGGACAGAGGGAGGATATTGAGTATATTGAGGACAGGGGATGCATAAGGGGAGCGAATCCGGCGTCAGTTTCAAATAAGGCTCGCGAGAGGGGTAGAAGCCAGATCGGCACATTAGGCTCAGGGAATCACTTTTTGGAGATACAAATAGCTAAAAGGGAAAACCTCTTTGATGAGGAAGTTGCAAGGGAGTTTGGGATCTTTTTGGATGATCAGGTCTTAATAATGATACACTGCGGAAGCAGGGCCTTTGGACATCAGATTGCGTCGGATTATCTGCTGAGATTTGTTCCTGTAGCTGAGAGGCTCTACGGATTGACCATGCCAGATAGGGAGCTTGCATGCGCACCATTTAATTCTCAAGATGGGAGGGCCTATTTTGAAGCGATGAACTGCGCTATTAATATTGCCTACTTGAATAGAGAATTGATATTGCATCGGATTCGGGAGGTGTTTGCTGATGTGTTTCAGAAAAGCCCGGATGACCTTGGAATAAGACTGGTATATGATGTATGTCATAATACAGCAAAGCTCGAGAAACATATAGTAGACGGAAAAGAAAGGGATCTCTTAGTTCACAGAAAAGGCGCTACTAGGGCATTTGCGTCAAAGCGGAAGGAACTTCCTAAGCGATACCTTAACCACGGACAGCCAGTCATAATCGGCGGAAGCATGGAGTCAGGTTCATATCTTTTAGTGGGAATTCCTGATGCTGAGAAGACCTTCTTTACTACAGCTCATGGGAGTGGAAGGATTATGTCAAGAAGACAAGCGAAGAAAAGGTTTTTTGGAAAGGATCTCCAGCGAATGCTTGAAGTGAAGGATATATACGTTCAAACAGCCTCGTTATCTGGTCTTGCTGAGGAGGCAGGCGCCGCGTATAAAAATATTGATGAGGTTGTTGAGGCAACGAGACTTGCAGGATTAAGTAGGCCTGTAGCTAAATTAATCCCAATTGGAAACATAAAGGGATAG